A genomic window from Hippocampus zosterae strain Florida chromosome 13, ASM2543408v3, whole genome shotgun sequence includes:
- the LOC127613918 gene encoding extracellular superoxide dismutase [Cu-Zn]-like → MLVTMHQYWPKCVVGASLLFLLSICQCASANTDTLAPAEVWQNNGTLYAACKVRPSSSLLDGLPKVYGQVLFKQDYPHGKLKILLRFHGLPVGSEPEPRAVHIHQYGDLQQGCDSTGGHYNPQGVNHPNHPGDLGHFVPQQGKINAALESEATLFGSLSVLGRAVVIHERRDDFGLGGDAGSLLHGNAGRRLACCIVGITSANLWNTYSRSINRRLRRI, encoded by the exons ATGTTAGTAACAATGCATCAGTACTG GCCAAAGTGTGTAGTGGGGGCATCGCTTCTGTTTTTGCTGTCCATCTGTCAGTGCGCCTCAGCCAACACCGACACCTTGGCTCCAGCAGAGGTCTGGCAAAACAATGGCACTCTGTATGCAGCCTGTAAAGTGAGACCGAGTTCCTCGCTTCTTGACGGTTTGCCCAAAGTCTACGGCCAAGTGCTCTTTAAACAGGATTATCCTCATGGAAAGCTCAAAATTCTTCTCCGGTTCCATGGATTGCCCGTGGGGAGTGAGCCAGAGCCAAGAGCGGTGCACATTCATCAGTATGGAGATCTGCAACAGGGATGCGATTCCACCGGAGGTCACTATAACCCTCAAGGTGTCAATCACCCCAACCACCCCGGAGATTTGGGACACTTTGTGCCCCAACAAGGCAAAATCAATGCCGCATTAGAGTCTGAGGCCACATTATTTGGCAGTCTGTCTGTGCTTGGAAGAGCAGTGGTGATTCATGAGCGGCGGGATGACTTTGGCCTTGGGGGAGACGCTGGCAGTCTGCTCCATGGAAATGCAGGACGCAGGCTCGCCTGCTGCATTGTTGGGATTACCTCTGCCAATCTCTGGAATACATACTCCAGGTCAATCAATAGGCGCCTGCGTAGAATTTAA